The Acinetobacter radioresistens DSM 6976 = NBRC 102413 = CIP 103788 DNA window CTTATCAATTTTCTTTGGCCCGAAATATGGCTCCACCTTAGATGCTGTCCATTCATTTTTTAAAACTTTATAAAATAGTATGGTTAAAACACTGACAACGAAGGTCACAATCCCAACTGTCAACCAGTTAGGTTCTTGTTCTGAACTAAACTCTGATCCGATCATCACCAATAGAAACGGCGCATAAAACATGTAAAGTGATAAATAGGCCGTATTTTCTGTAGTCCAAAAATGCTTATTCATTTGCTTACCTTTAATACAATTTTATTTAGCGGGTGTTTTCCACGTATTCACTAAAGCAGCAATCCAAGTATCCATTGCCTGTACCATCATTTCCCGCTCTGCACCTTCTGGATACATATTAAATTTTGCATTCCAACTAGACGGCGTTTGGTCTGTCCCATAAACCAGAAATTCATTAATTTCACCTTGCTCCACAAGTCTATCGCTGATCCACGATTCAAATGCACGCGCAAAAAGTTCAACCGGATCAGCCCAATAAACTTTTCTTGTTTGGCTATCCAGATTTACGCCATTTTTGCAAAAATTACTTGGTAACTTGCGTTTATGGTCCCCATCTGCAAATAACAACACATGCAGCAAATCTGTGAACTCCGGCATCATCTGACTATCTTTCATATTGTTGTGTTCAAAGTAAAGATTATGCTTCACAGTCGGATGACGGCCCCGAATAACCTGACCAAAATTTTCTGTGATGAAACTACTGACCAAATTGTTCCGCTTTGAAATGTAAGCATCGAGAGCGTGTCCAAATTCATGACTCAAAGCGCCGACTCCCTTAGTCTTGGTCAAATGAATAAGCCACTGGTCACGTTCAAAATGTGCAGCCACATTATCTGCTCCCTTACCACGACTGCCGAATGCAATACCAAGAGTACCCCCCAAAGAAGCAAAAGTCGGCGGCAATTTGAAGATACGAGCAAGGTCCATAAAAGAATCATACGTTGCATCTAGGAAACCCTGTCGTTCAGCCTGTGTTACCCAATTACCGAACTCTACGCCACGAAAGCGGAATGTTTCTACAAATTTCTCTACGGATACTGGTTCATCATTACGATAATTAGGTCCCTGTCGTATAAAAGGTCGATCGAAGGTAGGACGTTTGGGCGGTTTTGATCGCTCTTTTTTCTGTTTGGGTGTGTTTTTACGAATGCTTAAGATTTCTTTTTCAAAAATTCGTTTTGATTCAGCCATCGCTTCATCAAATGTCTTATACGCTACCCAATCATTTAAAGTACTGACTGATTTGGCGGTTGCTCCCTTGACGGCGTACCATGAATCTTTTCTGGTACGTGTATCAGTAAGAATGCAGGCTCCATAATTATCCGTATCTAATATATCTTCATCCTCAGCCCAACCTAAAGCTTCAAGACAGTTTAACCGTAGTCGTGCCTCCATATTCAAGCTTAAGGGATGGGTAACACTTCGTTGTGTTGATTTTCCTGCTGCATACTTTTCATAAAGCTTTTTAGAGTTTGGATACTTACTGCCCATAAAGGCATTAAAGTCATCAGTCAGTTTCTTTATGGATTCATAGTGTTCGTTTTCATAGGCATTTTTCAAAAATTCGATGCTGTACTGATAAGCCTTGGCCCAACCATAATCTGTAATATTGAATCGTAGATATTCATACGGCTTACTGGTGAGGTTGTCATATACAATCATGAATAGGATTGCGTGTTTCGCTGTGTTTAGACCGCCTCTTACATCTTCCCTAAAGTTTGGCCGGCTCCACAACTTACGCTTGGTGATCTCACTCTCTGATCCGGACTGATTAAAATTAAAATTAGCCGGTTGCGCCATGTCTTTTTTCGCGCCTTCAAACTTTTCCCCGACATCCCCGATATAGTTTTGAGATTCTGTATTATTCCCTATAGACATCTTAAAACCTCCCCCCTTAAAGCCACTTTAATTTTGATGATTGATAATCGAGAATTCCACTTAAGTAGACGGCGTATCTTAGAGCTTGATCCGCATCGAACTTAATACCAAGTTCTCTTAAGAATTTGAGTTCATCTTTGAAAGTACGTTTATTGACGGTATCTCTGGAAGTAGCTGCATAGTAAGCATATTGGCCGGCCAAGTATTCTGATGTGAATTTTGGATGTCGGACAGTATGATCCATTGCAAAGAATGGAACCAGTTTAGAGAAATCCATATCCCATAGTGCGGCACATACTATATATTCTGCATTCATCGCTGCTTACTTCATTGGTTTGCAGACATACTTTTGAATGCTTCCAGAGATTTGATTGTCATTGGCGATCCTGAACTTAAGATCGTTATATGAATATCGTTCTTCTGCGGTGAGCTTCCCTTTACGGTCATGTTGAGCGATATGTAGGCGTGCCACTGTGCCTTTTTCACAATCAGCCAAATTTTTAGCAATGAGATAATCTCCATGAGGGAAAGATTCATTGTTATAGGCTTTGGAGGTGAGTTTGCTTGTAAACGCAACCAGTTTGTTTTTAGGGTTCTTAATAATGGTCAGATCATCAATTTGAACCAAGACATTATCATCCTGAGCAACATAGGACCAAGTATTCTTAGTATCTATAGGAGGTAGAGGTTCAGCCTCAATAACTTGGGCTGCTCTGGATGGTAGCATTGGACATAGATAGTCCATGACTTTTGTATAGATACTATTTGGGGCAATTTTAACAACATTGATTGCGCGGCCATCATCTACGGTTTTGTATGTGATTTTTCCTGCGGGATTGTATTTAATCAATGAATAAAGAGTTTTGGTCGCCGTAACACAGTTAATGGTTTCTGTAGCGATCAACAGTTCACCTCTATTTAAGCCGTTACCGCTCTCACTGGCTTCTAACCGACTTTTATAAAGTACTTCTTCGGTACGGTCGGCATTCATCAAGATTGAGTCTTTATCGATATAGAGCTTAGTACCAGACTTGTTGATACCAATAGGCTGCCATGATGCTGCATTCACATTAAGGGAAAATACAGCAGCACAGCTTAGTAATAATATTTTATTCATAACGACTCTAAGGGTTTGTCATTATTAATTATTATAATGTTTATTTAATGATAAAGCATTATTACTATTAATTATTGATAAAACATTTTATAAATGAAAAATAGTACGACAACGAATATACAGAAATAAAGATAATTAAGAACAAAATCTAGTGTACTGTCACCTTTAATTTTGCGTACATAGTCTTTATGCTTACCGTCTATGTTTTCATCTACATCTTTGATTTTTTCATCAAGTAATTCTTTAAAAACATTCACATCATCT harbors:
- a CDS encoding LPD1 domain-containing protein; this encodes MSIGNNTESQNYIGDVGEKFEGAKKDMAQPANFNFNQSGSESEITKRKLWSRPNFREDVRGGLNTAKHAILFMIVYDNLTSKPYEYLRFNITDYGWAKAYQYSIEFLKNAYENEHYESIKKLTDDFNAFMGSKYPNSKKLYEKYAAGKSTQRSVTHPLSLNMEARLRLNCLEALGWAEDEDILDTDNYGACILTDTRTRKDSWYAVKGATAKSVSTLNDWVAYKTFDEAMAESKRIFEKEILSIRKNTPKQKKERSKPPKRPTFDRPFIRQGPNYRNDEPVSVEKFVETFRFRGVEFGNWVTQAERQGFLDATYDSFMDLARIFKLPPTFASLGGTLGIAFGSRGKGADNVAAHFERDQWLIHLTKTKGVGALSHEFGHALDAYISKRNNLVSSFITENFGQVIRGRHPTVKHNLYFEHNNMKDSQMMPEFTDLLHVLLFADGDHKRKLPSNFCKNGVNLDSQTRKVYWADPVELFARAFESWISDRLVEQGEINEFLVYGTDQTPSSWNAKFNMYPEGAEREMMVQAMDTWIAALVNTWKTPAK